One window from the genome of Cryptomeria japonica chromosome 6, Sugi_1.0, whole genome shotgun sequence encodes:
- the LOC131051089 gene encoding uncharacterized protein LOC131051089, which produces MGKMKQPSEAAWKLRFRQMNRLRLKARLHRALKSARNLSLHRSFCLRKSAFSRCKFKAFSFKTSSLRRRSSPRSYADEEQSVEHLFETLRTLVPGSFGLDTPIFLEKAADYITALKMQVEAMQTLVNLLENPARGAVSWPS; this is translated from the coding sequence ATGGGCAAAATGAAGCAACCTTCTGAGGCTGCCTGGAAGCTTCGCTTTCGACAGATGAATCGGTTGCGACTGAAGGCTCGTCTGCACCGGGCCCTGAAATCTGCCCGAAATCTTTCTCTTCACAGATCTTTCTGCTTGAGAAAATCAGCTTTCAGCCGCTGCAAATTCAAAgctttttctttcaagacaagttcTTTGAGGCGCAGAAGCAGCCCCCGGTCATATGCAGATGAAGAGCAAAGCGTGGAGCATCTGTTTGAAACCCTGAGAACCCTTGTACCAGGAAGCTTTGGCCTGGACACGCCGATTTTTCTTGAGAAAGCCGCAGATTACATAACGGCGCTTAAAATGCAGGTGGAAGCCATGCAAACCCTCGTCAACCTCCTTGAAAATCCAGCTCGCGGGGCTGTTTCTTGGCCGAGCTAG